From the bacterium genome, one window contains:
- a CDS encoding glycosyltransferase family 2 protein, with protein sequence MKVTLLLPVLNEIQGVREIMPRINREWCDQLLVVDGGSTDGTLEYFQERGYEVVTQRRPGLRFAYLDALPSIRGDVVITFSPEGNSLPEVIPALVARMRDGYDMVIVSRYTGGARSDDDDFMSGLANRVFTKTINLLFRARYTDAMVMFRGYRRTLLEELDLDKDRSYWPEEALFRKRVGLEPLLSIRAAKRRLRTADIPGSEPVRIGGRKKLHVQWGFAYIVEIGRELFFWR encoded by the coding sequence GTGAAGGTGACGCTGCTGCTGCCCGTGCTCAACGAGATCCAGGGAGTGCGGGAGATCATGCCGCGGATCAACCGCGAGTGGTGCGACCAGCTGCTGGTCGTCGACGGCGGCTCCACCGACGGCACCCTGGAGTACTTTCAGGAGCGCGGCTACGAGGTCGTGACGCAGCGGCGGCCGGGGTTGCGCTTCGCCTACCTCGACGCGTTGCCGTCCATCCGGGGCGACGTGGTCATCACGTTCAGCCCGGAGGGCAACTCGCTGCCCGAGGTGATCCCCGCGCTGGTCGCCAGGATGCGGGACGGCTACGACATGGTCATCGTCTCACGGTACACGGGCGGCGCGCGCAGCGACGACGACGACTTCATGTCCGGCCTCGCGAACCGGGTGTTCACGAAGACTATCAACTTGTTATTCCGGGCACGTTATACTGACGCTATGGTGATGTTCCGGGGATACCGCCGGACCTTGCTGGAGGAGCTCGACCTCGACAAGGACCGGTCCTACTGGCCGGAGGAGGCGTTGTTTCGCAAGCGGGTCGGCCTCGAGCCGCTGCTGAGCATCCGGGCGGCGAAGCGGCGCCTCCGGACGGCGGACATCCCGGGCAGCGAACCGGTGCGGATCGGCGGCCGGAAGAAGCTGCACGTGCAGTGGGGCTTCGCCTACATCGTGGAGATCGGGCGGGAGCTGTTCTTTTGGCGCTAG
- a CDS encoding GDP-mannose 4,6-dehydratase, whose translation MDTGRGAPPSLRRVLITGVAGSGGSYLAEYVLRNHPEVEVHGIARWHSAARHRDLFGGRVAIHECDLLDYGSVLRAVERARPDGVFHLAAHANVRASFDIPGVVLENNILATSNLFETIRQAKLDPLIQLCSTSEVYGQVNPTDVPIREDAPLRPVSPYAVSKAAQDLLGFAYFTTYGMRIVRTRMFTYLNPRRTDLFATAFARQIAWIEAGLASELAHGNLESVRTFIDVRDAMRAYWDALVHCRPGEVYNIGGTTTMTVGECLERLVAMARVPIPTRRDPALVRPKDVTLQIPSVDKFIQATGWAPRISFEDSLRHLLDHWRREARHARGTDAAAARPAPPSP comes from the coding sequence ATGGACACCGGGCGCGGCGCCCCGCCGTCCTTGCGCCGCGTCCTCATCACCGGCGTCGCCGGTTCCGGCGGAAGCTATCTGGCCGAATACGTCCTCCGGAACCATCCCGAGGTCGAGGTCCACGGCATCGCGCGCTGGCACAGCGCCGCGCGGCACCGGGATCTGTTCGGCGGCCGGGTCGCGATCCACGAGTGCGACCTGCTGGACTACGGCTCGGTGCTGCGGGCGGTCGAGCGCGCGCGGCCGGACGGCGTCTTTCACCTCGCCGCGCACGCCAACGTGCGGGCGTCGTTCGATATCCCGGGCGTCGTCCTCGAGAACAACATCCTCGCCACCAGCAACCTCTTCGAGACGATCCGGCAGGCGAAGCTCGACCCGCTGATTCAGCTCTGCAGCACGTCGGAAGTCTACGGCCAAGTCAATCCCACGGACGTGCCGATCCGCGAGGACGCGCCGCTTCGACCGGTCAGCCCTTACGCCGTCTCGAAGGCCGCGCAGGATCTGCTCGGGTTCGCGTACTTCACGACCTACGGCATGCGGATCGTCCGCACGCGCATGTTTACGTATCTCAACCCGCGGCGGACCGATCTCTTTGCGACCGCCTTTGCCCGGCAGATCGCCTGGATCGAGGCAGGGCTCGCGTCCGAACTGGCGCACGGCAACCTCGAGTCGGTGCGTACGTTCATCGACGTGCGGGACGCGATGCGCGCCTACTGGGACGCCCTCGTTCACTGCCGGCCCGGCGAAGTCTACAACATCGGCGGCACGACCACGATGACCGTCGGCGAATGCCTCGAGCGCCTCGTCGCGATGGCCCGGGTGCCGATTCCCACTCGCCGCGACCCCGCCCTCGTCCGGCCTAAAGACGTCACGCTGCAGATTCCGTCCGTCGACAAGTTCATCCAGGCGACCGGCTGGGCGCCCCGCATCAGCTTCGAAGACAGCCTGCGGCACCTGCTCGACCACTGGCGGCGCGAGGCGCGGCACGCCCGCGGGACGGACGCGGCCGCCGCGCGGCCTGCGCCGCCGTCGCCGTGA
- a CDS encoding kinase, translating to MIVTRTPYRISFFGGGTDYPVWYREHGGAVLAATIDKYCYLSCRYLPPFFEHRLRVVWSKIEMCQTVDEIQHPAVREVLRHLGIDRGVEIHHDGDLPARSGMGSSSSFTVGLLHALYALKGQMPSKGRLASESVFIEQEVLKESVGSQDQVLAAHGGLNHVVFGRDGDILVNPVTLSQDLAQQLSGHLMLFYTGITRTASEVAESYIQRTETNEHHMQALGGMVEEGLAILNDGRDLARFGRLLDEAWKAKRSLSTSVSSREIDDLYDAARAAGAIGGKLTGAGGGGFMLLFVEPHNRRRVRERLNSLLHVPFRFSFGGSQVVFFEPEQDYSAEEQDRAGRVLRPFRESTAVKRAGGS from the coding sequence GTGATCGTCACCCGGACGCCGTACCGAATTTCGTTTTTCGGCGGCGGCACCGACTACCCCGTGTGGTACCGCGAACACGGCGGCGCGGTCCTGGCGGCTACGATCGACAAGTACTGCTATCTCTCGTGCCGCTACCTGCCGCCGTTCTTCGAGCACCGTCTGCGGGTCGTATGGTCCAAGATCGAGATGTGCCAGACGGTCGACGAAATTCAGCACCCCGCCGTGCGCGAGGTGCTGCGGCACCTCGGGATCGACCGCGGGGTCGAGATCCACCACGACGGCGACCTGCCGGCCCGCAGCGGCATGGGCTCCAGTTCCTCCTTCACCGTCGGCCTGCTGCACGCGTTGTACGCGCTGAAGGGACAGATGCCGAGCAAGGGGCGGCTCGCCTCGGAAAGTGTCTTCATCGAACAGGAAGTGCTCAAGGAGTCCGTAGGGTCGCAGGACCAGGTGCTTGCCGCGCACGGCGGGCTCAACCACGTGGTGTTCGGCCGGGACGGTGACATCCTGGTCAACCCGGTCACGCTCAGCCAAGACCTGGCGCAGCAGCTGAGCGGCCACCTGATGCTGTTCTATACCGGGATCACGCGGACGGCCTCGGAGGTCGCGGAGAGCTACATCCAGCGGACCGAAACGAACGAGCATCACATGCAGGCGCTCGGCGGGATGGTCGAGGAGGGGCTCGCGATTCTCAACGACGGTCGGGATCTGGCGCGGTTCGGCCGGCTCCTCGACGAGGCGTGGAAGGCCAAGCGCAGCCTCAGCACGAGCGTGTCGAGCCGGGAGATCGACGACCTGTACGACGCGGCCCGCGCCGCGGGCGCGATCGGCGGCAAGCTGACCGGCGCCGGCGGCGGCGGCTTCATGCTGCTGTTCGTCGAGCCGCACAACCGGCGGCGGGTGCGCGAGCGCCTGAACAGTCTGCTGCACGTGCCGTTCCGGTTCTCGTTCGGGGGCAGTCAGGTCGTCTTCTTCGAGCCGGAGCAGGATTATTCGGCGGAAGAACAGGACCGGGCCGGCCGCGTCCTGCGGCCGTTCCGTGAGTCCACGGCGGTCAAGCGGGCCGGCGGCAGCTGA
- a CDS encoding SIS domain-containing protein codes for MSKRAAATAVDRAARVRAHLTSGADVRRAVAEHLIPSILAAADLIAAAFRAGGKLLLCGNGGSAADCQHLAAEFVNRLTREFERPGLPAIALTTDASVLTAVANDTGAGEIFARQVQSLGRPGDVLVAISASGTSPNVLRAVEAAHAAGLRTIALTGRAGRVARVATVGLEVPSDQVQHIQEAHLAIEHILCDLVERALFDEPGARTP; via the coding sequence ATGTCTAAGCGCGCCGCCGCGACGGCCGTGGACCGCGCCGCGCGGGTACGGGCGCATTTGACGTCCGGCGCGGACGTCCGGCGCGCCGTCGCCGAGCACCTGATCCCGTCGATCCTCGCCGCGGCCGATCTCATCGCGGCGGCCTTCCGTGCCGGGGGCAAACTGCTGCTTTGCGGCAACGGCGGCAGCGCGGCGGACTGCCAGCACCTCGCGGCCGAGTTTGTGAACCGGCTGACGCGCGAGTTCGAGCGCCCCGGCCTGCCGGCCATCGCGCTGACGACCGATGCCTCCGTGCTCACCGCGGTGGCAAACGACACGGGGGCCGGCGAGATCTTCGCGCGGCAGGTGCAGTCGCTCGGCAGGCCCGGCGACGTCCTCGTCGCGATCAGCGCAAGCGGAACGTCGCCCAACGTGCTCCGGGCGGTCGAGGCCGCCCACGCGGCCGGCCTCCGGACGATCGCGCTGACGGGCCGCGCCGGCCGCGTGGCCCGGGTCGCCACGGTGGGCCTCGAGGTGCCGAGCGACCAGGTGCAGCATATTCAAGAGGCGCACCTTGCGATCGAGCACATTTTGTGCGACCTGGTCGAGCGCGCTCTCTTCGACGAGCCGGGAGCCCGCACGCCGTGA
- a CDS encoding NAD(P)-dependent oxidoreductase, with product MESRVLVTGGAGYLGSVLCEHLLDAGCRITVLDNLAHRQHSLFHLCANPAFTFEYGDARDEGVVRRLLAAADVVIPLAAVVGAPACDRDPWLAKALNLDAVKMLNRLRSPNQLVVFPTTNSGYGMKPGAAYCTEDTPLEPISLYGRTKADAEAELLGSRNAISLRLATVFGMSPRMRVDLLVNHFVYAAVKDRYLVIFEKHFRRNFVHIRDVADCMIYCVRHADAMAGRCYNVGLDSANLTKEQLALKVKEQVPDFDIEFAAIGQDPDKRDYIVSNQRLRDAGFEARRSLEEGIGELLKGYRMLAWGPFENV from the coding sequence ATGGAGTCACGGGTGCTCGTCACCGGCGGCGCGGGGTACCTCGGATCTGTGCTGTGCGAGCATCTTCTCGACGCCGGGTGCCGGATCACGGTGCTGGACAATCTTGCGCACCGCCAGCACTCTCTTTTTCACCTCTGCGCGAACCCGGCGTTCACCTTCGAGTACGGCGACGCGCGGGACGAGGGCGTGGTACGGCGCCTGCTCGCCGCCGCCGACGTTGTCATTCCGCTCGCCGCGGTGGTCGGCGCCCCGGCCTGCGACCGCGATCCGTGGCTGGCCAAGGCGCTCAACCTCGATGCCGTCAAAATGCTCAACCGGCTGCGCAGCCCGAACCAGCTGGTCGTCTTCCCGACCACGAACAGCGGCTACGGGATGAAGCCGGGCGCGGCGTACTGCACCGAGGACACGCCGCTCGAGCCGATCTCGCTCTACGGCCGGACCAAGGCCGACGCCGAAGCGGAGCTCCTCGGCTCGCGGAACGCGATCTCGCTGCGGCTCGCGACGGTCTTCGGGATGTCGCCGCGGATGCGCGTCGACCTGCTCGTGAACCACTTCGTCTACGCCGCGGTCAAGGACCGGTATCTCGTCATCTTCGAGAAGCACTTCCGGCGCAATTTCGTCCATATCCGCGACGTCGCCGACTGTATGATCTACTGCGTCCGGCACGCGGACGCCATGGCCGGGCGATGCTATAATGTCGGTCTGGATTCGGCGAACCTGACCAAAGAGCAGCTGGCGTTGAAAGTGAAGGAACAGGTGCCCGACTTCGACATCGAGTTCGCGGCGATCGGGCAGGATCCGGACAAGCGCGACTACATTGTCTCCAATCAGCGCCTGCGCGACGCCGGCTTCGAGGCGCGGCGCTCGCTGGAGGAGGGGATCGGCGAGTTGCTCAAAGGCTACCGGATGCTGGCCTGGGGTCCGTTCGAGAATGTCTAA
- a CDS encoding NUDIX hydrolase, translating into MSESVRPWAKVGPPTVLVEKFGKSILTQIFRNPRTGIDAEYLLFGHADWATVLPVTEDGLVIAVRQYKQGCDRIVTELPGGMAEPGDADPVAAVTRELMEETGYRPERVTPVGPPLFMNARNSWTKYHQFLATGCRRVAEPSFDEHEDLVSRTFSVDDWIRLCLEELVSPSAVATTFRALPHLGYRFVREAPG; encoded by the coding sequence ATGTCAGAATCCGTTCGCCCGTGGGCGAAGGTCGGGCCGCCGACGGTGTTGGTCGAGAAGTTCGGCAAGTCGATTCTGACTCAGATATTTCGGAATCCCCGAACCGGGATCGACGCGGAGTACCTGCTCTTCGGCCACGCCGATTGGGCGACCGTCCTGCCCGTGACCGAGGACGGCCTTGTCATTGCCGTGCGCCAGTACAAACAGGGATGCGATCGGATCGTCACGGAGCTGCCCGGCGGAATGGCAGAACCCGGCGACGCGGACCCGGTCGCCGCCGTGACTCGCGAATTGATGGAAGAGACGGGGTACCGGCCTGAGCGGGTGACACCGGTCGGACCGCCGCTGTTCATGAACGCGCGCAATTCGTGGACCAAGTACCACCAGTTTCTGGCGACGGGCTGCCGCCGCGTTGCCGAACCCTCGTTTGACGAGCACGAGGATCTGGTGAGCCGGACGTTTTCCGTCGACGACTGGATCCGTCTGTGCCTGGAGGAGTTGGTGTCGCCGTCCGCCGTGGCCACGACGTTTCGGGCGCTGCCGCACCTGGGCTATCGATTCGTCCGGGAAGCGCCGGGGTGA
- a CDS encoding glycosyltransferase family 4 protein, with protein sequence MNVLVLATKYFGLGGAEAYTRMFAEAAAANGNHVDELSLLDGEAVDRTHPGRYLGDQGRRSTPLSQARFVAQAVRHARSRDLVVCSHVALGPIGHTLLRLYRVPYVVIGYGIDVWGPLGPRRQTALRRAARVVALSRFTARQIESVHGVAASRLAVVHPAVDPVLLRAASAAVPRRPHDGDVTLLSVARLSAQERYKGVDTVIAALPSILAEPGGVRYVVAGDGDDLPRLRALAEERGVAEAVDFVGAVQRAGLPALYGAGDIFVMPSVAERRDGGWTGEGFGIVYIEASAFELPVVTGNGGGAPEAVQDGVTGYVVDGRDAGAVAATLVRLIKDPVLRARMGAAGRAWVDEGFTFDRFVTDVDGVLDAAVRDAR encoded by the coding sequence GTGAACGTCCTGGTCCTCGCGACCAAGTATTTTGGGCTGGGCGGGGCGGAAGCGTACACGCGGATGTTCGCCGAAGCCGCGGCCGCGAACGGCAATCACGTCGACGAGCTCTCCCTCCTGGACGGCGAGGCGGTCGACCGCACGCACCCGGGGCGTTACCTCGGCGACCAGGGCCGGCGGTCGACGCCGCTGTCGCAGGCGCGGTTCGTGGCTCAAGCCGTACGCCACGCGCGCAGCCGCGACCTCGTGGTATGCAGCCACGTGGCGCTGGGACCGATCGGCCACACGCTGCTGCGGCTCTATCGCGTGCCCTACGTCGTCATCGGATACGGGATCGACGTGTGGGGGCCGCTCGGACCGCGCAGACAAACGGCGCTTCGGCGCGCCGCGCGCGTCGTCGCGCTGAGCCGTTTCACGGCGCGTCAGATCGAGTCGGTCCACGGAGTAGCCGCTTCCCGGCTTGCCGTCGTCCATCCCGCCGTCGATCCGGTGCTGCTGCGCGCAGCGTCCGCCGCGGTCCCTCGACGGCCGCACGACGGCGACGTGACGCTGTTGTCGGTCGCTCGCCTGTCCGCCCAGGAGCGATACAAAGGCGTCGACACGGTGATAGCGGCGCTGCCCTCGATTCTTGCCGAGCCGGGCGGCGTTCGCTACGTCGTCGCCGGCGACGGGGACGACCTTCCGCGGCTCCGTGCGCTGGCCGAGGAACGCGGGGTGGCGGAGGCCGTCGACTTTGTCGGCGCCGTCCAGCGCGCCGGACTTCCCGCGCTGTACGGCGCGGGCGACATCTTCGTCATGCCGTCGGTCGCCGAGCGGCGAGACGGCGGCTGGACCGGCGAAGGTTTTGGCATCGTCTACATCGAGGCGTCCGCGTTCGAGCTGCCCGTAGTCACGGGAAACGGCGGCGGCGCGCCGGAGGCGGTTCAGGACGGCGTGACAGGTTACGTCGTCGACGGCCGCGACGCGGGCGCCGTCGCCGCGACGCTGGTGCGTCTCATCAAGGACCCCGTGCTTCGCGCGCGCATGGGCGCGGCCGGACGGGCCTGGGTGGACGAGGGGTTCACCTTCGACCGGTTTGTGACCGATGTGGACGGTGTGCTCGACGCCGCGGTACGCGACGCGCGCTAG
- a CDS encoding SDR family NAD(P)-dependent oxidoreductase, with translation MKILVTGGAGFMGSNLVRHLAGLGCDCVVFDNLSRAGVRANAEWLRSEAGRRVEFVHGDVRDAAAVAAAAGGIDAIYHLAAQTAVTTSVTAPREDFDVNALGTLNVLEAARRSPRGPRVVFASTNKVYGGLDDLEIVERGRRYVFARGDGVSEAHPIEFHTPYGCSKGAADQYVQDYGRMYGFRTAVLRLSCVYGPRQFGTEDQGWVAHFVIAAVLGRPLSIYGDGKQVRDVLFIDDLVRLYARFLEVDDPAAWGRAYNTGGGSAFTLSLLELLEILERETGHGPAVTFEEWRPSDQRVYVSDTALVRRALGWKPEVAPADGVRRLLGWVQSHRDLFAASPRA, from the coding sequence ATGAAGATTCTGGTGACCGGCGGCGCCGGGTTCATGGGCAGCAATCTCGTCCGGCATCTCGCCGGTCTCGGCTGCGACTGCGTGGTCTTCGACAATCTCTCCCGCGCCGGCGTCCGCGCAAACGCGGAGTGGCTGCGCTCCGAGGCGGGCCGCCGGGTCGAGTTCGTCCATGGCGATGTCCGCGACGCCGCGGCCGTCGCGGCCGCCGCCGGCGGGATCGACGCGATCTACCACCTCGCCGCGCAGACCGCGGTCACCACTTCGGTGACCGCCCCGCGCGAGGACTTCGACGTCAACGCGCTCGGCACGCTCAACGTCTTGGAAGCCGCCCGCCGGTCGCCGCGCGGGCCGAGGGTTGTCTTCGCCTCGACGAACAAAGTGTACGGCGGATTGGACGACCTCGAGATCGTCGAGCGCGGCAGGCGCTACGTCTTCGCCCGCGGCGACGGGGTTTCAGAGGCGCACCCGATCGAGTTTCACACACCGTACGGCTGCAGCAAAGGCGCCGCGGACCAGTATGTGCAGGACTACGGCCGGATGTACGGCTTCCGCACCGCGGTGCTGCGCCTGTCCTGCGTGTACGGGCCGCGCCAGTTCGGGACCGAGGATCAGGGCTGGGTCGCCCATTTTGTCATCGCGGCGGTGCTCGGCCGTCCGCTGTCCATCTACGGCGACGGCAAACAGGTGCGGGACGTTCTGTTTATCGACGACTTGGTGCGGCTGTACGCGCGCTTTCTGGAGGTCGACGACCCGGCCGCGTGGGGACGCGCCTACAACACGGGCGGCGGCTCGGCCTTTACCCTGTCGCTACTCGAGCTGCTCGAGATTCTCGAGCGGGAAACCGGGCACGGTCCGGCCGTGACGTTCGAGGAGTGGCGTCCGTCCGATCAGCGGGTCTACGTCTCCGATACGGCGCTGGTTCGTCGCGCGCTCGGATGGAAGCCGGAGGTCGCACCGGCCGACGGCGTTCGGCGCCTCCTCGGCTGGGTGCAGAGCCACCGCGACCTGTTCGCCGCCAGTCCCCGCGCCTGA
- a CDS encoding phosphatase PAP2 family protein: MSIPRFTAALALFLAVGTGTFALPSHAWDLDVTRWLQRAAPGPDLPAAIFVFLGDAEVLIPAVALAAVLLWRRAPARAWTAVWLACGLTAVSLLALALKFTIPHPGPPPEFQRAVQRVGLSVQQPYSFPSGHTTRTTFFAIAALGRTPAAGAALIVVMMAALVYIGDHWTSDVLGGLCLGWACAEAARLVRPRG, encoded by the coding sequence ATGAGCATCCCGCGATTCACGGCCGCGCTGGCGCTGTTTCTCGCGGTCGGGACCGGCACGTTCGCCCTCCCGTCGCACGCGTGGGATCTGGACGTAACGAGGTGGCTGCAGCGCGCGGCGCCGGGACCGGATCTCCCCGCCGCGATCTTCGTATTTCTTGGGGACGCCGAGGTGCTCATCCCCGCGGTCGCGCTCGCGGCGGTGCTGCTGTGGCGGCGCGCCCCGGCCCGGGCGTGGACCGCGGTGTGGCTCGCCTGCGGTCTGACCGCCGTCAGTCTGCTCGCCCTGGCGCTCAAGTTCACGATCCCCCATCCGGGCCCGCCCCCGGAGTTCCAACGCGCCGTCCAGCGGGTCGGACTGAGCGTGCAGCAGCCCTACAGTTTCCCGTCGGGCCACACGACGCGCACCACGTTCTTCGCGATCGCCGCGCTCGGGCGCACGCCGGCTGCCGGCGCGGCGCTGATCGTGGTCATGATGGCCGCCCTCGTGTACATCGGCGACCACTGGACGTCCGACGTGTTGGGCGGGCTGTGTCTCGGCTGGGCGTGCGCGGAGGCGGCCCGGCTCGTTCGGCCGCGCGGCTAG
- a CDS encoding sugar phosphate nucleotidyltransferase, with protein sequence MKAIIPVAGRGTRLRPHTHTQPKVLMNVAGKPILAHILDELGGLGIEEITFVVGHLAEQVEDYVRERYRFDAHFVHQEEALGNGHAIYLAREHLTGPTLIVFGDTIVEADLRSAMRLPHSAIGVHRVENPGAFGVVEVDGDGFVRRLWEKPEQPPVGLSHIPDLAVVGVYVIQEAPPFRAALEEMVALRRTARGEYWLADALQIFVDRGARLRTFPVPHWYDCGTPEALLRANHALLASAPNPRRIDGTFVIPPSSIADSAIVEGSVIGPYVTIAEGAQVVNSVLRESIVNAHARVERVVLEESIIGERASVKGRQVRINIGDSSEIELA encoded by the coding sequence GTGAAGGCCATCATCCCGGTGGCCGGACGCGGCACGCGCCTGCGGCCGCACACGCACACCCAGCCGAAAGTGTTGATGAACGTGGCCGGCAAGCCGATCCTCGCCCATATTCTCGACGAACTGGGCGGCCTCGGCATCGAGGAGATTACGTTCGTCGTCGGGCACCTGGCCGAGCAGGTGGAAGACTACGTGCGCGAACGCTACCGGTTCGACGCGCACTTCGTGCACCAGGAGGAGGCGCTCGGCAACGGTCATGCGATCTACTTGGCGCGCGAACATCTCACGGGGCCGACCCTGATCGTGTTCGGGGACACGATCGTGGAGGCCGATCTCCGCAGCGCGATGCGCCTGCCCCACTCGGCGATCGGCGTCCACCGCGTCGAGAACCCGGGCGCCTTCGGCGTCGTCGAGGTCGACGGCGACGGCTTCGTCCGGCGTTTGTGGGAGAAGCCGGAGCAGCCGCCGGTCGGGCTGTCGCACATCCCCGACCTCGCCGTGGTCGGGGTGTACGTGATCCAGGAGGCGCCGCCGTTTCGCGCGGCCCTCGAAGAGATGGTGGCCCTGCGGCGCACCGCGCGGGGCGAGTACTGGCTCGCCGACGCGCTGCAGATCTTCGTCGACCGCGGGGCGCGTCTCAGGACGTTCCCCGTCCCCCACTGGTACGACTGCGGTACGCCGGAGGCGCTGCTCCGCGCCAACCACGCGCTGCTCGCTTCCGCGCCCAACCCCCGCCGCATCGACGGAACCTTCGTCATCCCGCCGTCCTCGATCGCCGATTCCGCGATCGTCGAGGGGTCGGTGATCGGCCCGTACGTGACGATCGCCGAGGGAGCGCAGGTCGTGAACTCGGTGCTGCGGGAGAGCATCGTCAACGCGCACGCCCGCGTCGAACGGGTCGTCCTCGAGGAATCGATCATCGGCGAGCGGGCCAGCGTGAAAGGCCGGCAGGTCCGCATCAACATCGGCGATAGTTCCGAAATCGAGCTGGCCTAG
- a CDS encoding nucleotidyltransferase family protein, which produces MYAIVLAGGKGERLRPFTEDRPKAMVEIMGVPILGYQIHWLQTQGITDLVIASGYRHEVIESYFGDGQRLGVRITHAIEDEPLGRGGGLRAALGHVPPGEDVVIATNGDVITNFALAPLLAAHRAGHAVATVVLTPFVSPYGIVELDDHDRVTRFREKPELPYWINAGVYALSPSVRGLLPAQGDHETTTFPELARDGRLGAYRSRAYWRGVDTIKDVNEVAAEFQRRLFGVLREEQT; this is translated from the coding sequence ATGTACGCCATCGTGCTCGCGGGGGGAAAGGGAGAACGGCTCAGGCCGTTCACCGAGGACCGGCCGAAGGCTATGGTGGAGATCATGGGGGTGCCCATCCTGGGCTACCAGATTCACTGGCTTCAGACCCAGGGCATCACGGATCTCGTCATCGCGTCCGGCTACCGGCACGAGGTGATCGAAAGCTACTTCGGTGACGGCCAGCGCCTCGGCGTCCGCATCACACACGCCATCGAGGACGAGCCCTTGGGACGCGGCGGCGGCCTGCGCGCCGCGCTCGGGCACGTACCCCCCGGGGAGGACGTCGTCATCGCGACCAACGGCGACGTGATCACGAACTTCGCCCTCGCCCCGCTGCTGGCGGCCCACCGCGCCGGACACGCGGTCGCGACCGTCGTGCTCACGCCCTTTGTGAGCCCCTACGGCATCGTCGAGCTGGACGATCACGATCGCGTGACGCGGTTCCGCGAAAAGCCGGAGCTGCCGTACTGGATCAACGCGGGCGTGTACGCGCTCTCCCCGTCGGTCCGCGGCCTGCTGCCGGCGCAGGGAGACCACGAGACGACCACGTTTCCGGAGCTCGCCCGCGACGGCCGGCTCGGCGCCTACCGGTCGCGGGCGTACTGGCGGGGCGTCGACACGATCAAGGATGTGAACGAAGTGGCCGCCGAGTTCCAGCGTCGGTTGTTCGGCGTGCTGCGCGAGGAACAGACGTGA
- a CDS encoding NAD-dependent epimerase/dehydratase family protein, with protein sequence MTLDQAYADSTVVVTGGAGCIGASLVRALAAHGAAQIVVLDDLSSASRWNVPDDPAVRFQQGSVLDDEALHTAFAQKPDYVFHLAALFANQNSIDHPEQDLMVNGLGTLKVLQFARLAAVRRFVYASSGCSVYGSAAPLPLREDFVSIDLDTPYQITKLLGELYCNFFFHYYKVPVVRARFFNVYGPGEIPGRYRNVIPNFIYWALRREPLPIMGTGEETRDFTYVGDIVEGLLAAGVANEAVGEAMNLASGKETTVAYLAGLINEMTGNPAGVRYVPRRPWDNIVRRCAAVEKAGRLLGYRPSTDFDTGARRTFEWFMQHRDQIARDARF encoded by the coding sequence ATGACGTTGGACCAAGCCTATGCCGACAGCACCGTTGTGGTGACGGGCGGCGCCGGCTGCATCGGCGCCAGCCTCGTCCGCGCGCTGGCGGCGCACGGCGCCGCGCAGATCGTCGTGCTCGACGACCTGTCATCCGCCAGCCGCTGGAACGTTCCCGACGATCCGGCGGTGCGCTTCCAGCAGGGGAGCGTGCTCGACGACGAAGCGCTGCACACCGCGTTCGCGCAGAAGCCGGACTACGTGTTTCATCTGGCGGCGCTGTTCGCGAATCAGAACTCGATTGATCATCCCGAGCAGGATTTGATGGTCAACGGCCTCGGCACGCTCAAAGTCCTGCAGTTCGCGCGGCTCGCCGCGGTCCGGCGGTTCGTCTACGCGTCGTCCGGCTGTTCGGTGTACGGCAGCGCGGCCCCGCTGCCGCTGCGAGAAGATTTCGTGTCTATCGATCTCGACACGCCGTATCAGATCACCAAACTGCTCGGCGAGCTCTACTGCAACTTTTTCTTTCACTACTACAAGGTGCCCGTCGTGCGCGCGCGCTTCTTTAATGTATATGGACCCGGAGAAATCCCGGGCCGGTACCGGAACGTGATCCCCAACTTCATCTATTGGGCCCTGCGGAGAGAACCGCTGCCGATCATGGGGACCGGCGAGGAGACGCGCGACTTCACCTACGTCGGGGACATCGTCGAAGGGCTGCTTGCCGCCGGTGTGGCGAACGAGGCCGTCGGCGAGGCGATGAACCTGGCGTCGGGGAAGGAAACGACGGTCGCGTATCTGGCGGGGCTGATCAACGAAATGACCGGCAACCCGGCCGGCGTTCGGTACGTCCCGCGCCGCCCCTGGGACAACATCGTGCGGCGGTGCGCGGCGGTGGAAAAGGCCGGCCGCCTGCTGGGTTACCGGCCGTCGACCGACTTTGACACGGGCGCGCGGCGGACGTTTGAATGGTTCATGCAGCACCGGGACCAGATCGCTCGGGACGCACGGTTCTGA